A window of Argopecten irradians isolate NY chromosome 14, Ai_NY, whole genome shotgun sequence contains these coding sequences:
- the LOC138307294 gene encoding acidic phospholipase A2 Cc1-PLA2-like isoform X1, with translation MDININIILARGYRHETPYLDHSSTYPEAPSVRFGVVLAAICLIGVVSGGATSRWRRSLPQLGKMIRTVTGKSGLDFNGYGRWCGYGGAGDPVDEIDRCCMGHDLCYDKIYNTACNSTKGEIVTTYTTFYNWTLTDGHIQCNDVSPCQHALCSCDRQATTCFALNMASYDNAKRSRFGILVSKLLDF, from the exons ATggatatcaacattaatattatattgGCCCGGGGATATCGACACGAAACGCCATACCTCGACCATAGCAGTACGTACCCGGAA GCTCCTTCAGTCCGTTTCGGTGTGGTACTAGCAGCCATATGTCTGATAGGTGTCGTGTCTG GTGGGGCAACATCAAGATGGCGGCGCAGTCTTCCTCAGCTCGGAAAGATGATACGTACTGTGACTGGAAAATCAGGACTCGATTTTAACGGATACGGCCGCTGGTGTGGATACGGGGGTGCCGGGGATCCCGTCGACGAAATTGATCG ATGCTGTATGGGACATGATCTTTGTTATGATAAGATTTACAACACAGCGTGTAACTCTACCAAGGGAGAGATAGTCACCACCTACACGACATTTTACAACTGGACGCTGACAGACGGCCATATACAGTGTA ATGATGTGTCGCCCTGCCAACATGCCCTCTGTTCCTGTGATAGACAGGCCACTACGTGCTTCGCTCTCAATATGGCCTCCTACGACAACGCAAAGAGAAGCAGATTTGGTATACTCGTCAGTAAACTGTTGGACTTCTAG
- the LOC138307294 gene encoding acidic phospholipase A2 Cc1-PLA2-like isoform X2, with translation MAPSVRFGVVLAAICLIGVVSGGATSRWRRSLPQLGKMIRTVTGKSGLDFNGYGRWCGYGGAGDPVDEIDRCCMGHDLCYDKIYNTACNSTKGEIVTTYTTFYNWTLTDGHIQCNDVSPCQHALCSCDRQATTCFALNMASYDNAKRSRFGILVSKLLDF, from the exons atg GCTCCTTCAGTCCGTTTCGGTGTGGTACTAGCAGCCATATGTCTGATAGGTGTCGTGTCTG GTGGGGCAACATCAAGATGGCGGCGCAGTCTTCCTCAGCTCGGAAAGATGATACGTACTGTGACTGGAAAATCAGGACTCGATTTTAACGGATACGGCCGCTGGTGTGGATACGGGGGTGCCGGGGATCCCGTCGACGAAATTGATCG ATGCTGTATGGGACATGATCTTTGTTATGATAAGATTTACAACACAGCGTGTAACTCTACCAAGGGAGAGATAGTCACCACCTACACGACATTTTACAACTGGACGCTGACAGACGGCCATATACAGTGTA ATGATGTGTCGCCCTGCCAACATGCCCTCTGTTCCTGTGATAGACAGGCCACTACGTGCTTCGCTCTCAATATGGCCTCCTACGACAACGCAAAGAGAAGCAGATTTGGTATACTCGTCAGTAAACTGTTGGACTTCTAG
- the LOC138308158 gene encoding uncharacterized protein, with the protein MSPSVTTPLVTGRVTYLVIGFSYLLLITIICGLVSLHFLGDSPKHVIKTVAPPIVNKSSRAKYHSTWKNGNPRNVKPKTFIKSLVNIAQNLHHASIHAKSLKTISALRRATAEIRTLLGQLNLSYQNITERSVIRPRTVCPEEYRGAQYGADHYEKGFEAVPCEYSKPLSDSVTILMIRGNSNLSTHDTITDIQSFMPGVRTIVGQESSEGNNPDTKGDNSLAQRIFHARGMNEGQIWNNMLMEVQTEYVLVARDVNIFDKNMRIERLIRVIEMTGVPTAGGATRTTMDGKWRLGCYQSGMRNYTLVYHEGYDESVQECVICDYTDGPFVIRTKTLMEELFDEKISENGVFYDLFLRLGQEKVAVCSDSMFHVRGKEMEATSASLESFAQKWEIHKLRFVPGPEILFKCNVKTRQSCSFKTNKLQHPCCASDLVLMLSHVTSVCESRGVEYEVRSGTLLGAVKMNSVLPWDIDADINYLLSNYSVIKQLVSHFSFTGHKCHVQIAPNYDYEYKLLSASFQLDSEVTYWKVEIWGKPSFAVPTYRTAVRTNDGRPIKTRVKINDVWVQTAFNPGLWARNRYGSEVFRHAQHWRSLGKLTSLEEYSTRAFLECPEPGHHACLDNFNVDGNLQFSEPIP; encoded by the exons ATGTCACCAAG TGTGACCACCCCGTTGGTGACTGGTAGGGTGACGTATTTAGTGATAGGATTCTCCTATCTCCTCCTTATCACCATCATTTGTGGTCTCGTTTCTCTTCACTTTCTTGGGGATTCCCCTAAACACGTCATCAAGACAGTAGCGCCGCCTATAGTCAATAAGTCGTCCCGCGCTAAGTACCACAGTACTTGGAAGAACGGAAATCCGAGGAATGTGAAACCCAAAACCTTTATCAAAAGTCTGGTTAACATCGCGCAAAATCTGCATCATGCTTCCATACATGCTAAAAGTTTGAAGACAATATCTGCACTCCGGAGAGCAACAGCCGAGATACGGACTTTACTGGGGCAGCTAAACCTCAGTTACCAGAATATTACCGAACGGAGTGTTATTAGACCGCGGACAGTGTGTCCAGAGGAGTACCGAGGGGCGCAGTATGGAGCTGATCATTACGAGAAAGGGTTCGAGGCAGTTCCGTGCGAGTATAGCAAACCCCTTTCAGATTCTGTTACAATTTTAATGATACGGGGTAATTCTAATCTATCTACACATGACACTATCACAGATATTCAAAGTTTTATGCCTGGAGTTCGTACCATCGTTGGTCAGGAGAGCTCCGAGGGGAATAATCCCGAcaccaagggagacaactcactCGCCCAAAGGATATTTCACGCAAGAGGgatgaatgaaggtcaaataTGGAATAATATGTTAATGGAAGTGCAGACGGAATACGTGCTCGTAGCTCGAgatgttaacatttttgataaaaatatgcGGATAGAGCGCTTAATTCGCGTTATCGAGATGACTGGAGTCCCGACAGCTGGAGGGGCGACTAGAACTACCATGGATGGTAAATGGAGGCTCGGATGTTACCAGAGTGGAATGCGGAACTATACGTTAGTCTATCACGAAGGCTACGACGAATCCGTTCAGgaatgtgttatatgtgattATACGGATGGGCCATTTGTCATCCGTACCAAAACTTTAATGGAGGAACTGTTCGATGAAAAGATAAGTGAGAACGGAGTATTCTATGACTTGTTTTTACGTCTTGGTCAAGAGAAAGTAGCCGTGTGTTCCGATTCTATGTTCCATGTCAGAGGTAAAGAAATGGAGGCTACATCAGCATCACTAGAAAGCTTTGCACAGAAGTGGGAAATACATAAACTAAGGTTTGTCCCTGGTCCAGAGATTCTATTTAAATGCAATGTCAAAACAAGACAGTCGTGTTCTTTCAAGACGAACAAATTACAACATCCATGCTGTGCATCCGACCTCGTTTTGATGTTGAGTCATGTGACATCAGTATGCGAATCACGTGGTGTTGAGTATGAAGTACGGTCAGGGACGTTGCTTGGAGCCGTAAAAATGAATTCCGTACTACCTTGGGATATCGATGCGGATATTAATTATCTCCTTTCTAACTACAGTGTCATAAAACAACTCGTCTCCCATTTCTCCTTCACTGGGCACAAATGTCACGTGCAGATAGCTCCTAATTACGACTACGAATACAAGTTACTGTCGGCGAGTTTCCAGCTGGACAGTGAGGTCACCTACTGGAAGGTAGAGATTTGGGGCAAACCATCTTTCGCTGTCCCTACATATCGAACAGCTGTGAGAACTAATGACGGGAGACCGATTAAGACCAGGGTAAAGATAAATGATGTATGGGTACAAACTGCCTTTAATCCGGGACTCTGGGCTAGAAATAGGTATGGGTCAGAGGTGTTCAGACATGCGCAACACTGGCGAAGTCTTGGCAAGCTTACTAGTCTTGAGGAATACTCAACAAGAGCCTTCTTAGAATGTCCCGAACCTGGTCATCACGCATGTCTGGACAATTTTAACGTCGATGGTAACTTACAGTTCAGCGAACCTATCCCTTGA
- the LOC138307734 gene encoding uncharacterized protein, with product MNFKPGMYSSSRKLSVTIPPAVKITVLLFSSAACLFMMFFMLAGPCSRRHLHKLLPAENVPVIVTGGNSTEYQQSKDFLMDLYKYQEDRYWGLQVVYIDLGLTEDQLRDLMGVCFACECIVREIPELTAILKTFEVESGFVGSLVMKALLDEYPFVMWFDSSTRLNNSRLFTDLFEKAIKNGLQIAVGNNYVDDEFGLTADDFRLLGENPVYYTKSRSLDTSWMVVAALDPKLDFVFRSYLRCVERSLCIRHSLGEFCHTDDALYSVKQCQAILAVRFIKEFDHCYRSFAFSLERYVLMDNPTCKISSAVGF from the coding sequence TGTCGGTGACTATACCACCAGCTGTAAAAATCACTGTCCTGCTGTTTAGTTCAGCTGCATGCCTATTTATGATGTTCTTCATGTTAGCTGGACCGTGCAGCAGGCGTCACCTCCATAAACTATTGCCAGCAGAGAATGTCCCGGTGATTGTGACCGGTGGAAATTCCACAGAATACCAACAGTCTAAAGACTTCCTGATGGACCTCTACAAGTATCAGGAGGATCGGTACTGGGGTCTTCAGGTAGTCTATATTGACTTAGGGTTAACTGAGGACCAGCTACGAGACTTGATGGGCGTGTGTTTTGCTTGTGAGTGTATCGTGAGAGAAATTCCAGAGCTAACTGCTATTTTGAAAACGTTTGAAGTAGAGTCCGGCTTTGTAGGATCTTTGGTGATGAAGGCACTACTGGACGAGTATCCCTTTGTTATGTGGTTCGACAGCTCTACCAGGTTAAATAATTCTAGGCTATTTACAGATCTGTTCGAAAAGGCTATCAAGAACGGCTTACAAATAGCAGTTGGGAACAATTACGTCGATGACGAATTCGGTCTGACTGCTGACGATTTCAGACTTCTTGGTGAGAACCCTGTATATTATACCAAATCCCGTTCTCTTGACACTAGTTGGATGGTGGTGGCAGCATTGGACCCAAAACTGGACTTTGTGTTCCGAAGCTATCTTAGGTGTGTGGAGCGATCTCTGTGTATACGACATAGTCTGGGCGAGTTCTGCCATACTGACGACGCGTTATATTCTGTAAAACAGTGTCAGGCCATCCTAGCCGTCCGCTTTATCAAGGAATTCGATCATTGTTACAGGTCATTCGCCTTCTCATTAGAACGATATGTGTTGATGGATAACCCGACATGCAAAATATCATCGGCGGTCGGATTCTAG